In Fluviicola taffensis DSM 16823, the following are encoded in one genomic region:
- a CDS encoding PQQ-dependent sugar dehydrogenase — translation MEFKNLLFIVSCGLVPLVQAQTTQQIGSTTVTIDTLTSDVSTPWEIKVEGNTHLWVTERSGLVSRIDLTTGVKTVVLNLTSTVRAVSESGLLGMALHPDFENTPEVFLVYTYGTPDGQGFFKERLVKYTFNGTNLINPAILLDNILAWNNHNGSRLHFLPDNTLLMSTGECYEDQLAQDPNSLSGKYLRLNMDGSIPANNPTSGSYVYSLGHRNSQGICALPDGKILISEHGPSTDDELQILQSGKNYGWPLIHGFCDEPFENTPCGTGLYTEPIHAWTPTIATSDLVYYQNSAFPEWNNRVLMVTLNGQRVVAMELNATSTSVMDEDQYFQGQFGRLRDIAIGPNQEIYIATNSGDHSIIRITPPTTLGTTEFQTSLFSIFPNPSNTFIQLLSENRAEQVSILDLNGKSVLELKQVEQGTQIDISMLPVGMYSVEIKFIGVSEIQRQKFMKIASQLEQSAEIH, via the coding sequence ATGGAATTCAAAAATTTACTTTTCATCGTTTCATGTGGACTTGTTCCTTTGGTTCAGGCACAAACAACTCAGCAAATTGGTTCAACGACTGTTACCATTGATACATTGACATCAGATGTCTCTACTCCGTGGGAAATTAAAGTGGAAGGGAATACACATTTGTGGGTTACAGAACGCAGTGGTTTGGTAAGTCGGATTGACTTAACGACAGGAGTTAAAACAGTTGTCCTCAATCTTACGTCAACCGTTCGTGCAGTCAGTGAAAGTGGATTGCTAGGTATGGCACTTCACCCAGACTTTGAAAATACTCCAGAAGTTTTTCTAGTGTATACATATGGTACGCCCGATGGTCAAGGATTTTTTAAGGAGCGTTTGGTGAAATATACGTTCAACGGAACGAATTTGATTAATCCTGCTATTTTGCTTGATAATATTTTGGCTTGGAACAATCACAACGGATCGCGTTTGCATTTTCTTCCCGATAATACCTTGTTAATGTCGACTGGAGAGTGTTATGAAGATCAGCTGGCACAAGATCCAAATTCACTTTCAGGAAAATATTTGCGTTTAAATATGGACGGATCAATTCCAGCGAATAATCCAACTTCAGGTTCATATGTTTATTCATTAGGACATCGAAATTCACAAGGAATTTGTGCTTTGCCAGATGGTAAAATTCTTATTTCGGAACACGGACCATCTACAGATGATGAACTCCAAATTCTTCAATCGGGAAAAAATTATGGTTGGCCTTTAATTCATGGATTTTGTGATGAGCCGTTTGAGAATACTCCTTGTGGAACAGGTTTATATACGGAACCAATTCATGCTTGGACACCAACCATTGCAACTTCTGACTTGGTTTATTATCAAAACTCAGCATTTCCAGAATGGAACAATCGTGTGCTGATGGTTACGCTAAATGGTCAACGAGTTGTAGCTATGGAATTGAATGCAACGTCAACTTCAGTTATGGATGAAGATCAATACTTTCAAGGCCAATTTGGTCGTTTAAGAGATATTGCGATTGGTCCGAATCAAGAAATTTATATCGCAACTAATTCGGGTGATCATTCCATTATCAGAATTACTCCGCCAACAACATTAGGAACAACTGAATTTCAAACAAGTCTTTTTTCAATTTTCCCAAATCCTTCCAATACGTTCATTCAACTTTTATCAGAAAATCGGGCAGAACAAGTTTCTATTCTTGATTTGAATGGTAAATCAGTTTTGGAATTGAAACAAGTGGAACAAGGAACACAAATCGATATCAGTATGCTTCCAGTAGGAATGTATTCTGTTGAAATTAAGTTTATTGGTGTGTCTGAAATTCAGCGTCAAAAATTCATGAAAATTGCCAGTCAATTGGAACAATCAGCAGAGATTCATTAA
- the typA gene encoding translational GTPase TypA, translated as MEIRNIAIIAHVDHGKTTLVDKMIEAGNVINERDRPTGDLIMDSNDLERERGITIVSKNVSVSYKGTKINIIDTPGHADFGGEVERVLNMADGVCLLVDAFEGPMPQTRFVLGKALSMGIKPLLVINKVDKDNCTPDEVHEKVFDLMFELDANEAQLEFPTIYGSAKNGWMSTDWKQPKTDITDLLDQILDYFPPRPIEEGNTQMLITSLDFSTYVGRIAIGRLHRGDLKENQPIILAKRDGTQEKHRVKELFVFDGTERRKVDSVVAGDICAVTGIEGFEIGDVICDAENPEPLASIKIDEPTMNMLFSINDSPFFGKEGKKVTSRHIQERLQKELEKNLAMRVSDTDKADKWIVAGRGVLHLSVLIETMRREGYELQVGQPQVILKEIDGKKCEPIEELTIDLPEEFSGTAVEAVTKRRGEMTNMEPKGARMIIQFQIPSRGIIGLRNYLLTQTAGEAIMTHRFLEYQPYKGDIPGRQNGSMISLEQGTSIPFSLNNLQDRGKFFINPNENIYEGQVIGENSRAGDLCVNVTKTKKMSNMRSSGADEKVRLAPAKIFSLEECLEYIQGDEYVEVTPENLRIRKIFLKEGDRKRAGK; from the coding sequence ATGGAAATTAGAAACATCGCAATTATTGCACACGTTGACCACGGTAAGACAACATTGGTTGATAAAATGATTGAGGCAGGAAATGTAATTAATGAACGTGATCGTCCAACAGGAGATTTGATCATGGACAGTAACGATTTAGAGCGCGAACGTGGTATCACCATCGTATCTAAAAACGTTTCCGTTTCGTACAAAGGAACAAAGATTAACATCATTGACACTCCAGGTCACGCCGATTTTGGTGGTGAGGTAGAGCGTGTATTGAACATGGCAGATGGTGTGTGTTTATTGGTGGATGCTTTTGAAGGTCCAATGCCACAAACACGTTTCGTTTTAGGAAAAGCGTTGTCAATGGGGATCAAACCATTGTTGGTAATCAACAAGGTTGACAAAGACAATTGTACTCCAGATGAAGTGCATGAAAAAGTATTCGATTTAATGTTTGAATTAGATGCAAACGAAGCTCAGTTGGAATTTCCAACGATCTATGGTTCTGCAAAAAACGGATGGATGTCTACAGACTGGAAACAGCCTAAAACTGATATCACGGATTTATTAGATCAAATTTTGGATTATTTCCCACCTCGTCCTATTGAAGAAGGAAATACGCAAATGTTGATTACTTCTTTAGATTTCTCTACTTACGTTGGACGTATCGCTATTGGTCGTTTGCACCGTGGAGATTTAAAAGAAAATCAGCCAATTATTTTGGCAAAACGCGATGGAACTCAAGAGAAACACCGCGTGAAAGAATTGTTTGTTTTTGACGGTACAGAGCGTCGTAAAGTAGATTCAGTTGTTGCTGGAGATATTTGTGCGGTAACTGGAATTGAAGGATTCGAAATTGGTGATGTTATTTGTGATGCTGAAAATCCAGAGCCATTGGCATCTATCAAAATTGATGAGCCTACAATGAATATGTTGTTCTCTATCAATGATTCACCGTTCTTCGGAAAAGAAGGTAAGAAGGTAACTTCTCGTCATATCCAAGAGCGTTTGCAAAAAGAACTAGAGAAAAACTTGGCAATGCGTGTTTCGGATACGGATAAAGCAGACAAATGGATCGTTGCTGGTCGTGGTGTATTGCATTTATCGGTATTGATTGAAACAATGCGTCGTGAAGGATACGAATTACAAGTTGGTCAGCCACAAGTAATTTTGAAAGAAATTGACGGTAAAAAATGTGAGCCAATTGAAGAATTGACAATCGATTTACCAGAGGAGTTTTCAGGAACAGCTGTTGAAGCAGTTACAAAACGTAGAGGTGAAATGACAAATATGGAACCGAAAGGAGCTCGTATGATCATTCAATTCCAAATTCCATCACGTGGAATCATTGGTTTACGTAACTACTTATTGACACAAACTGCTGGTGAAGCAATTATGACTCACCGTTTCTTGGAATACCAACCATACAAAGGAGATATTCCTGGACGCCAAAATGGATCTATGATTTCATTGGAGCAAGGAACATCGATTCCATTCTCATTGAATAACTTACAAGATCGTGGTAAATTCTTCATTAATCCAAATGAGAATATCTACGAAGGACAAGTAATCGGTGAAAACTCACGTGCAGGAGATTTGTGTGTGAACGTAACGAAGACAAAGAAAATGTCTAACATGCGTTCATCGGGAGCTGACGAAAAAGTTCGTTTGGCACCAGCAAAAATCTTCAGCTTGGAAGAGTGTTTGGAGTACATCCAAGGAGATGAATATGTTGAAGTAACTCCAGAAAACTTACGTATCCGCAAAATCTTTTTGAAAGAAGGCGATCGTAAAAGAGCTGGTAAGTAA
- a CDS encoding DEAD/DEAH box helicase: MTFKELGLRVEVLQSIEALGFAEPTPIQQSAIPHLLQLESDFVGLAQTGTGKTAAFGLPLIHKVTDRPTETQGLVIAPTRELCLQISKDLEAFAKFDQQIKVVAVYGGTDIRKQITDIKRGATVVVATPGRLVDLINRKAINLKTVETVVLDEADEMLNMGFKEDIDAILSATPDTKSVWLFSATMPKEVAAIAKNYMTDPLEVAMGHKNQSNENIEHIYYTVKERDRYDALKRLIDASPDIFGLVFCRTRNETATVAEKLAKEGYSAEPLHGDLSQAMRDRVMDRFRERSIQLLVATDVAARGIDVDNITHVINYNLPDDIENYTHRSGRTARAGKQGKSLVLINTRENFKIKAIERQIRTTFKAALIPEASEICGIQLNKLISKVKEIEVKENDIAPFLPAIMADFEELSKEEVIKKFISAEFNRFIEYYDRAGDLNVSAGRGDREDRKDRAGNDRFDRKDRFERSDRGERSDRGERTERAPRADRDDANRTRFFVSLGKRDGLNPGGLLRVICDSTGLNSGSIGRIDVMPNFSFFEADKTDESAILSKVNGADYEGHSVSIEITQKKEGGDRSRSGGGERRSFGDRDRSSGGGGDRRSSGGGGGFRGGNSSYGKPTEGGSDRRSSGGDRDRSRGGFSGGNKSYGSASGGSGAGSSSRREGGSSERRSSGGGGRKFSSNSYSK; this comes from the coding sequence ATGACCTTTAAAGAACTCGGGTTACGAGTTGAGGTTCTGCAGTCGATAGAAGCACTGGGTTTTGCAGAACCAACTCCGATCCAACAAAGTGCCATTCCGCACTTATTACAATTAGAAAGCGATTTCGTCGGACTCGCACAAACAGGGACAGGGAAAACAGCGGCATTTGGTTTACCGCTAATTCACAAAGTTACAGACCGACCAACTGAAACACAAGGACTAGTCATCGCTCCAACGCGTGAATTGTGTTTACAAATCTCCAAAGACTTAGAGGCGTTCGCCAAATTTGATCAGCAAATAAAAGTAGTTGCCGTTTACGGTGGTACGGATATTCGTAAGCAAATTACGGACATTAAGCGTGGTGCAACCGTAGTTGTAGCAACTCCAGGGCGTTTGGTTGATTTGATCAATCGTAAAGCAATCAACTTGAAAACAGTTGAAACAGTTGTGCTTGACGAAGCAGATGAAATGCTAAATATGGGCTTCAAAGAAGACATTGATGCAATTTTGAGTGCTACTCCTGATACAAAGAGTGTTTGGTTATTTTCAGCAACAATGCCCAAAGAAGTGGCTGCAATTGCTAAAAATTACATGACAGATCCTTTGGAAGTTGCAATGGGCCACAAAAATCAAAGTAACGAAAACATTGAGCACATTTACTATACAGTAAAAGAGCGTGATCGTTATGATGCATTAAAACGATTAATCGACGCTAGTCCAGACATTTTTGGATTGGTTTTCTGTCGTACACGTAATGAAACGGCTACCGTTGCTGAGAAATTAGCGAAAGAAGGATATAGTGCTGAACCGTTGCATGGAGATTTATCTCAAGCAATGCGTGACCGTGTTATGGATCGTTTCCGTGAGCGTTCAATCCAATTGTTAGTTGCAACAGACGTTGCTGCTCGTGGAATTGACGTAGACAATATTACACACGTTATCAATTACAACTTGCCAGATGATATCGAGAATTATACGCACCGTTCAGGTCGTACAGCTCGTGCTGGTAAACAAGGGAAATCTTTGGTATTGATTAATACACGTGAGAACTTTAAAATTAAAGCAATTGAGCGTCAGATTCGTACTACGTTTAAAGCTGCTTTGATTCCTGAAGCTTCAGAGATCTGTGGAATTCAATTGAATAAATTGATTTCTAAAGTGAAAGAAATTGAAGTGAAAGAAAATGATATCGCTCCTTTCTTGCCTGCAATCATGGCAGATTTCGAAGAGTTGTCAAAAGAAGAAGTGATCAAAAAATTCATCTCTGCTGAATTCAATCGTTTTATTGAATACTACGATCGTGCAGGAGATTTGAATGTAAGCGCTGGAAGAGGTGATCGTGAAGATCGCAAAGATAGAGCTGGAAATGATCGTTTTGACCGCAAAGATCGTTTTGAAAGAAGCGACCGTGGCGAAAGAAGTGATAGAGGTGAAAGAACTGAGCGTGCTCCTAGAGCAGACCGTGATGATGCAAACAGAACTCGTTTCTTTGTAAGTCTTGGTAAACGCGATGGATTGAACCCAGGTGGTTTATTGCGTGTGATTTGTGACTCAACTGGATTGAATTCAGGTTCAATTGGTCGTATCGATGTGATGCCAAACTTCTCATTCTTTGAAGCTGACAAAACAGATGAATCTGCAATTTTATCGAAAGTAAATGGAGCAGATTACGAAGGGCATAGCGTAAGTATTGAAATTACTCAGAAAAAAGAAGGTGGAGACCGCAGCCGATCAGGTGGTGGAGAACGTCGTTCTTTTGGAGACCGTGATCGTTCATCAGGTGGAGGCGGAGATCGTCGTTCGTCTGGAGGAGGTGGAGGTTTCCGTGGAGGAAATTCAAGCTACGGAAAACCAACTGAAGGTGGAAGCGATCGCAGAAGCAGTGGTGGTGACCGTGACCGAAGTAGAGGTGGATTCTCTGGTGGAAACAAATCTTACGGTTCTGCATCAGGAGGTTCAGGTGCTGGATCATCTAGCAGAAGAGAAGGTGGTTCATCAGAACGTCGCTCATCTGGTGGTGGCGGACGTAAGTTTAGTTCAAACAGCTATAGCAAATAA
- a CDS encoding T9SS type A sorting domain-containing protein has protein sequence MRKSLSLMKLTFLSVLFSIIYSYQANAQCTVTSSLGYTVSVSIVPQSIVVSSTDCPWGYNYNVNFSYNISITGPGAAAQYTLQAFIYCVNSQMNGAYSLPLNGGSGTGTTTTNPAIPHNGTAYGYNSPYVSCTAATVATLNCTSIDVLIQGPGIPTQTIHCNPPSPAPPINLPVEFLSFDGERTDSGNLLNWAVESQHRNDYFTLETSADGTNWSELSRVKGEISSTEIKTYTFLDIKNTQRSVYYKLSQTDIDGTRNELAIKYIPFGESDFRLYPNPSSDGSVFVSFSDKSESPVMLILRNEIGQIVLQQDLDPISKSGRIGYYNSNIHLQQSAGVYFVEVRNDEGVVNRSKLVIR, from the coding sequence ATGCGTAAGAGTTTAAGCTTAATGAAGCTAACCTTTCTATCTGTATTATTTTCAATCATTTACTCGTATCAAGCAAATGCACAATGTACAGTCACATCCTCTTTAGGATATACGGTTTCGGTATCAATTGTCCCTCAATCCATTGTTGTAAGCAGTACTGATTGTCCATGGGGATATAATTACAATGTAAATTTCAGTTACAATATTTCGATTACTGGTCCGGGTGCAGCAGCTCAGTATACGTTACAAGCATTTATTTATTGTGTCAATTCTCAAATGAACGGTGCGTATTCTTTGCCATTAAATGGAGGTTCTGGAACAGGAACAACAACTACAAATCCTGCTATTCCTCATAATGGAACCGCCTATGGATACAATTCTCCCTATGTTAGTTGTACCGCTGCAACTGTTGCAACATTAAATTGTACTTCGATTGATGTTCTTATTCAAGGTCCAGGAATTCCAACTCAAACAATTCATTGTAACCCACCATCACCAGCCCCGCCAATAAACCTGCCAGTAGAATTTTTATCATTTGATGGTGAACGTACTGATTCTGGAAATTTGTTGAATTGGGCGGTTGAATCTCAACATAGAAATGATTATTTCACGCTTGAAACAAGTGCCGATGGAACGAATTGGAGTGAATTATCAAGAGTGAAAGGAGAGATTAGTTCTACTGAAATAAAAACGTATACATTTTTAGATATCAAAAACACACAGAGATCAGTTTATTATAAATTAAGTCAAACGGATATTGATGGGACTAGAAATGAATTGGCTATAAAATACATTCCTTTTGGAGAATCTGATTTTAGGTTGTATCCAAATCCTTCTTCTGATGGTAGCGTATTTGTTTCATTCTCTGATAAATCGGAATCACCAGTGATGCTGATTTTGCGAAATGAAATAGGACAGATTGTTCTTCAACAAGACTTGGATCCTATTTCGAAATCGGGTAGAATAGGTTACTACAACTCAAATATTCACCTGCAACAATCAGCTGGGGTGTACTTTGTGGAAGTCCGGAATGATGAAGGAGTTGTTAATCGTTCAAAATTGGTTATTCGTTAA
- a CDS encoding S41 family peptidase produces MKRVLFILLVGLSYNATVLAQNTSFAKGKMFSKEKTIEDYNILYSSLINYHPAPFFYVKEVDLAAFYESQKGLITDSLSEIDFLFLCRKLVEQIKCGHTQALPSDHWFASVKGLNNQIPFEIKHIEGRIYISNTVDDSLDFQMNDELIRINNRPVKDIIDQLLEMETGDGFTPIFRNALIERRFGIYMLFLSGIPQEYVIEFKNSKGEVKQTAVQPTSKRAKGISQPSIPDNLKMIFETSWSSFRFDPNANLGYLKITSFLDKKEYKKYYKQVFKYLKQHPNSKLILDLRENPGGDFRHGNRFLTYLSSEKVNLNFERPRKDRTENEFVKFSGWDKVVKFAFAIKPRKYKAEGQITETFTYRPKKNAHTGKLYVITNGITFSQAALVSSHLREHGAVFFGQETGGAELGCNGILTYKLVLPHSGIKVDIPAYHVKSNSTKGQFGYGIKPDFPIPLTLDNTIDHTLVEVIRIVRKD; encoded by the coding sequence TTGAAACGAGTCCTATTTATTTTATTAGTTGGATTATCTTATAATGCAACAGTTCTTGCCCAAAACACCTCATTTGCCAAGGGAAAAATGTTTTCCAAAGAGAAAACGATCGAAGATTATAACATTTTATATTCCTCCCTCATTAATTATCATCCTGCTCCTTTCTTTTATGTGAAAGAAGTTGATTTGGCAGCATTTTATGAAAGCCAAAAAGGGTTAATCACTGACAGCTTGAGTGAAATCGACTTTCTCTTTTTATGTAGAAAACTGGTTGAACAGATTAAATGCGGGCATACTCAGGCTTTACCATCGGATCATTGGTTTGCATCAGTAAAAGGTTTGAACAATCAGATACCTTTTGAAATAAAGCATATTGAAGGCCGAATCTATATTTCAAATACGGTTGATGATTCGCTTGATTTCCAAATGAATGATGAACTGATTCGAATTAATAATAGACCAGTGAAGGATATTATTGATCAGTTATTGGAAATGGAGACAGGCGATGGATTCACACCAATTTTCAGGAATGCCCTTATTGAAAGAAGATTTGGCATTTATATGCTGTTTCTTTCAGGAATTCCCCAGGAATATGTCATTGAGTTTAAAAACAGTAAAGGCGAGGTTAAACAAACTGCCGTTCAACCAACGAGTAAAAGAGCCAAAGGGATTTCACAACCAAGCATTCCTGACAATCTAAAAATGATCTTTGAAACTAGTTGGAGTAGCTTTCGTTTTGATCCGAATGCCAATTTGGGGTATTTAAAAATTACCAGTTTTTTAGATAAAAAAGAATACAAAAAATACTACAAACAAGTATTCAAGTATCTGAAACAACACCCGAATTCAAAGCTGATTCTTGATTTACGAGAGAATCCAGGAGGAGATTTTAGACATGGAAATAGATTCTTGACGTATTTAAGCTCTGAAAAAGTCAACTTAAATTTCGAAAGACCCAGAAAAGATCGTACAGAAAACGAATTTGTCAAATTTAGTGGTTGGGATAAGGTGGTAAAGTTTGCTTTCGCGATTAAGCCGCGTAAATACAAAGCAGAAGGGCAAATCACCGAAACGTTTACATACAGACCGAAAAAAAATGCGCATACCGGAAAGCTGTATGTGATTACAAACGGAATAACCTTTTCTCAGGCTGCATTGGTTTCTTCGCATTTGAGAGAACATGGAGCCGTATTTTTTGGACAGGAAACTGGAGGTGCAGAACTCGGATGCAATGGAATATTAACCTACAAACTCGTTTTACCCCATTCAGGAATTAAGGTCGATATTCCGGCGTATCACGTAAAATCGAACTCAACCAAAGGCCAGTTTGGATATGGAATCAAACCCGATTTTCCGATCCCTTTGACTCTTGATAACACCATTGATCATACCTTGGTGGAGGTGATTCGGATTGTTAGAAAAGATTAG
- a CDS encoding class I SAM-dependent methyltransferase has translation MRTKKLTINKRKKMGHEIIETGDSKVMSGSSKKESETREDFFKLYEQCPIPKEQILNNLGLFAKRQVLSRILMMNDMYKKIVNLHGIVCEFGVHWGNNLALFESFRGMYEPYNYNRKIVGFDTFEGFPSVHEKDGNSKIIEKGAYSTTKGYEEYLEQVLKYHESESPIPHIKKFELVKGDASVTIKKYLKDNPETIIAFAYFDFDIYEPTKACLEAILPHLTKGAIIGFDELNFHNFPGETLAFKEVLGINNYKIHRDVNNPLCSYIIYE, from the coding sequence ATGCGAACAAAAAAATTAACAATAAATAAAAGAAAAAAAATGGGGCATGAAATAATTGAAACGGGTGATTCTAAAGTAATGAGCGGTTCATCTAAAAAAGAGAGTGAGACAAGAGAAGATTTTTTTAAACTCTATGAACAATGCCCAATTCCCAAAGAACAGATTCTTAATAATCTTGGATTATTTGCGAAAAGACAAGTCTTGTCTAGAATCCTAATGATGAATGACATGTACAAAAAAATTGTCAATTTACATGGGATAGTTTGTGAATTTGGTGTTCATTGGGGGAATAATTTAGCTCTTTTTGAGTCATTTCGGGGGATGTATGAACCTTATAATTACAACAGGAAAATTGTTGGGTTTGATACGTTTGAAGGTTTTCCAAGTGTTCATGAAAAGGATGGTAATTCTAAGATTATTGAAAAGGGAGCATATTCAACAACAAAAGGTTACGAAGAATATTTAGAGCAAGTTCTTAAATATCATGAATCTGAATCGCCGATTCCTCATATCAAAAAGTTTGAATTGGTTAAAGGAGATGCTTCTGTTACGATTAAAAAATACTTAAAAGATAACCCTGAAACAATAATTGCATTTGCATATTTTGATTTTGATATTTATGAACCTACAAAGGCTTGTTTGGAAGCTATTTTGCCTCATTTAACAAAAGGAGCTATTATTGGGTTTGACGAATTGAACTTTCACAATTTCCCAGGAGAAACACTTGCTTTTAAAGAGGTGCTTGGGATAAATAATTATAAAATTCATAGAGATGTAAACAATCCACTCTGTTCTTACATCATTTATGAATAA
- a CDS encoding YdeI/OmpD-associated family protein has product MFRGLTPSLQNEIVRYIANLKTEESVERNVIKAINFLLGKERFIGRDAMNIG; this is encoded by the coding sequence ATTTTCAGGGGGTTAACTCCTTCTCTTCAGAATGAAATTGTTCGTTATATTGCCAATCTGAAAACGGAAGAAAGTGTCGAACGAAACGTGATCAAAGCGATTAATTTTTTACTTGGAAAAGAACGCTTCATCGGTCGGGACGCTATGAATATTGGTTAA
- a CDS encoding helix-turn-helix domain-containing protein: protein MGKEHIHLVQLPEKTRGIEIFRMTDEMIPLLQREIASSPHRHDHYTCFFVEYGTIVHTIDFQEVIVEGPSLLISYPGQMHQVKKVNVFDGWILAFDPKFIHQNVSASIEESFSDIILIPFTKEQQTWFSSLFELIKSEVTQGDSSISNPIIGHLINGFFSKTASLFQLQETERILDYSSRSIEIVKTFRKLVREQFVQMKKPSEYAVIMNISVSYLNDTVKSISGFTATHFIQQEIFRESQRLLCYTNKSIKEIAFQLGYEDYKYFIRLFSKSVGISPSNFRKQNQ from the coding sequence ATGGGAAAGGAGCATATTCATTTGGTTCAATTACCTGAAAAGACACGCGGAATTGAAATTTTTAGAATGACAGATGAGATGATTCCGCTTCTTCAACGGGAAATTGCTTCATCTCCTCATCGTCACGACCACTATACGTGTTTTTTTGTGGAGTATGGAACAATTGTTCATACGATTGATTTTCAGGAGGTAATCGTTGAAGGTCCATCTTTATTGATTTCTTATCCAGGTCAAATGCATCAAGTGAAGAAAGTAAATGTGTTTGACGGGTGGATATTGGCTTTTGATCCGAAATTCATTCACCAAAACGTTTCTGCTTCCATCGAAGAATCTTTTTCAGATATCATTTTAATTCCTTTTACCAAAGAACAACAAACCTGGTTTTCTTCTCTTTTCGAATTGATTAAATCTGAGGTAACACAAGGAGATTCGAGTATAAGTAATCCTATCATTGGACATTTGATAAATGGATTCTTCTCTAAAACTGCCAGCTTATTTCAATTGCAGGAAACGGAGCGTATTTTGGACTATTCATCTAGAAGTATTGAGATTGTAAAAACCTTTCGAAAATTAGTTCGAGAACAATTTGTTCAAATGAAAAAGCCTTCGGAATATGCTGTAATAATGAATATTAGCGTTAGTTATTTAAATGATACAGTAAAGTCAATTTCAGGTTTTACAGCTACCCATTTTATTCAGCAAGAGATTTTTAGAGAATCTCAGCGTTTGCTTTGTTACACCAATAAAAGTATCAAAGAAATAGCTTTTCAATTGGGGTATGAAGACTACAAGTATTTCATTCGACTATTCTCAAAATCTGTTGGTATTTCTCCTTCTAATTTTAGAAAACAAAATCAATAA
- a CDS encoding DUF1905 domain-containing protein yields the protein MDLSKETASFSAVIEIIGINPFVFVPNPILEDLFRVFGKDKGPIPIKGTLNGKEYQQTLMKFSGHWRLYINTKMLPKSPKRIGERVEVSIQIDDSDRTIYPHPS from the coding sequence ATGGATCTAAGTAAAGAGACAGCTAGTTTTAGTGCAGTAATTGAGATTATTGGAATCAATCCCTTTGTATTTGTGCCAAACCCTATTTTGGAAGATCTGTTTCGTGTATTCGGAAAGGATAAAGGACCAATTCCGATTAAAGGAACTCTAAATGGAAAGGAATATCAACAAACACTGATGAAATTTAGCGGGCACTGGAGGTTGTATATCAACACCAAAATGCTTCCAAAATCACCAAAAAGAATAGGAGAACGTGTGGAGGTAAGTATTCAGATTGATGATTCCGATCGAACAATTTATCCACATCCAAGCTAA